In Nitrospirota bacterium, one genomic interval encodes:
- a CDS encoding HNH endonuclease has protein sequence MPNFPKDFIDFCHSVTAKRPKTVIDHILKHGFITTEELKVTYGYNHPPRAARDVREHGIPLETFRITGSDGRKIAAYRFDDVKAKRFTKLSGRTGLSKKIKEALIEKYGCKCFIYLEKMDERELQIDHRVPYEVGGDGEGSELSPEDFMLLSGSANRAKSWSCEHCENWNNIKDRTICLTCYWAYPENYTHIAMRQIRRLDLVWKGDEVDIYEKLKAEARSLEKEIPLFVKQILENEIRRKRT, from the coding sequence ATGCCTAACTTTCCAAAAGACTTCATTGATTTCTGTCATTCCGTTACAGCGAAACGCCCGAAGACCGTTATTGACCATATTCTGAAGCATGGTTTTATCACGACCGAGGAGTTGAAAGTAACATACGGCTATAACCACCCGCCAAGGGCAGCCCGAGATGTGCGCGAACATGGTATCCCGCTTGAAACTTTCCGGATTACGGGTTCCGATGGGCGAAAAATTGCAGCTTATCGTTTCGACGATGTAAAAGCCAAGAGATTCACAAAATTATCAGGCAGAACTGGATTATCCAAGAAAATCAAGGAAGCATTGATTGAAAAATATGGTTGCAAGTGTTTCATCTATCTTGAAAAAATGGATGAGCGAGAACTGCAAATCGATCATCGCGTTCCCTATGAAGTCGGTGGCGATGGTGAGGGCAGTGAACTTAGCCCGGAAGATTTCATGTTGCTTTCCGGTTCTGCAAACCGCGCAAAATCGTGGTCTTGTGAGCATTGCGAGAATTGGAACAACATCAAGGACAGAACGATCTGCCTGACATGCTATTGGGCATACCCAGAAAACTACACCCATATTGCCATGCGTCAGATTCGGCGGCTTGATCTTGTTTGGAAAGGCGATGAAGTTGACATCTACGAGAAACTGAAAGCAGAGGCGCGCTCACTTGAGAAAGAAATCCCACTGTTTGTAAAACAAATTCTTGAAAATGAGATTCGCCGTAAACGTACCTGA
- a CDS encoding DNA adenine methylase, translating into MKSIPHPIQYQGSKRNLAPVILRYVPKDVDCLIEPFAGSAAISIAVAARRMAKAYLINDWNKPLAELLRLIVEFPADTASFYEAIWNEQHGNSIEHYYRIRQDFNRTQDPRLFLYLLARCVKGSVRYNSEGMFNQSPDKRRHGTQPKTMRANIFGVSTLLKGKTEFSSLDYRDVLVKAKTTDLVYMDPPYQGVCGDRDSRYFSGIYHSDFVAALEELNSRGISYIVSYDGRRGDKTFGELLPAPLKLTRIELEAGRSSQATLLGRDEVTYESLYLSRVLSDKLTNKPTDYRQSQAQQYALFEPCAQYA; encoded by the coding sequence CGAAATTTGGCTCCCGTCATTTTGCGCTATGTTCCCAAAGATGTTGATTGCCTAATTGAACCGTTTGCAGGTTCCGCCGCAATTAGTATCGCCGTTGCCGCTCGCCGGATGGCAAAAGCTTATCTCATTAACGACTGGAATAAGCCATTAGCCGAGTTATTACGGTTAATCGTCGAATTCCCGGCTGATACCGCATCGTTTTATGAAGCCATTTGGAATGAGCAACATGGCAACTCCATCGAGCACTATTATAGGATTCGTCAGGACTTTAACCGCACACAAGACCCGCGCCTTTTTCTATATTTATTAGCTAGATGTGTCAAAGGCTCGGTTCGATACAACTCCGAGGGCATGTTCAATCAAAGCCCGGACAAGAGACGCCACGGGACTCAACCGAAGACCATGCGCGCGAATATTTTCGGTGTTTCTACTTTACTAAAAGGAAAAACCGAATTCTCATCTCTGGATTACAGAGATGTTTTGGTCAAGGCCAAGACAACCGATCTCGTTTACATGGACCCCCCCTATCAAGGTGTGTGCGGGGATCGTGATTCTCGTTATTTTTCGGGCATTTATCATAGTGATTTTGTGGCTGCTCTTGAGGAGCTTAATTCAAGGGGAATTTCTTATATCGTCAGCTACGATGGGCGCAGAGGTGACAAAACATTTGGGGAGCTACTACCTGCTCCGCTTAAACTTACTCGCATCGAATTGGAAGCGGGGCGTTCCAGCCAAGCGACTTTACTTGGGCGTGATGAAGTTACCTATGAATCCCTATATCTCTCTCGTGTGTTGTCCGACAAGCTTACCAACAAACCAACAGATTATCGCCAGTCCCAAGCGCAGCAGTATGCCTTGTTCGAACCCTGCGCCCAATATGCCTAA